A genomic window from Cupriavidus metallidurans CH34 includes:
- a CDS encoding c-type cytochrome: MKSELSGKGRRVQDVDPTFDPWEQSRPIPLFVLAIFLALAIWGALSYIADLAPNRGAAIGGTVAPKQQAPAVPDDAPVLVFQGNDIVWACASCHGDHGAGAGLTPALAGLSEAYIAKQLHDFATGSRPNESMRYVASAMSAEEIGQVSAYYAALPHVAGPPVDLGGDAARGEALSRTGDWKKDIPACVTCHGQQGEGVGGHFPALAGQQPEYIFHQLVSWKGGHRHNSPQSLMDDIASRMSDQDMRDVAQYFGSLRPGSKGGNHDEQR, encoded by the coding sequence ATGAAATCCGAGCTGAGCGGCAAGGGGCGTCGTGTTCAAGACGTAGACCCGACATTCGACCCCTGGGAGCAATCGCGTCCCATTCCCTTGTTTGTGCTGGCCATCTTCCTGGCGCTGGCGATCTGGGGCGCTTTGAGCTACATCGCCGACCTGGCGCCGAATCGCGGGGCGGCGATTGGCGGGACCGTTGCGCCGAAGCAGCAGGCGCCCGCAGTTCCCGATGACGCGCCGGTGCTCGTCTTTCAGGGCAACGACATCGTCTGGGCCTGCGCGTCATGTCACGGCGACCACGGTGCTGGCGCGGGGCTGACGCCCGCGCTGGCCGGCCTGTCCGAAGCCTACATCGCGAAGCAACTCCACGACTTCGCTACCGGAAGCCGCCCCAACGAGTCCATGCGGTACGTGGCCAGTGCAATGAGCGCCGAGGAGATCGGGCAAGTCTCGGCCTATTACGCTGCGCTGCCGCACGTTGCCGGGCCGCCCGTCGATCTGGGCGGAGACGCGGCGCGTGGAGAGGCACTGAGCCGAACGGGCGACTGGAAAAAGGATATCCCGGCGTGCGTGACCTGTCATGGCCAGCAGGGTGAGGGTGTCGGCGGCCATTTCCCTGCGCTGGCGGGTCAGCAGCCCGAGTACATCTTCCACCAGTTGGTCTCATGGAAAGGCGGCCATCGCCACAATTCGCCGCAATCCTTGATGGATGACATCGCGTCGCGCATGTCGGACCAAGACATGCGCGATGTGGCTCAGTATTTCGGATCTTTGCGTCCGGGCAGCAAAGGAGGCAATCATGACGAACAACGGTGA
- a CDS encoding bifunctional protein tyrosine phosphatase family protein/NAD(P)/FAD-dependent oxidoreductase, whose protein sequence is MDIKALDQGLAVSGQIAATDLQAIAEAGYRSVICNRPDGEAGDQPGFSEIEQAAQSLGMAATYLPVESGKVTDQQAQAFGTLMTQLPGPVFAYCRTGTRSATLWALSQAQRQPLASILEAARGAGYDLSGVARRIANGGRTPTEVVDATHDIVIVGAGAAGIAVASSLLARKPDADIAVIDPADVHYYQPGWTMVGAGIFPPAHTARTMASVLPRGVKWIKMAVAAFEPERDALVLDGCRVVKYQQLVVCPGLKLDWNGIEGLPETLGRNGVTSNYRYDLAPYTWELVQNLKSGQALFTQPPMPIKCAGAPQKAMYLSADHWKRQGVLKNIHIEFCNAGGVLFGVPDYVPALMEYVKAYGIDLQFSNQLVAVDGAAHEATFIRTNADGTKERVTRPFDLLHAVPPQKAPDFIRVSPLADAAGWVDVDPSSLRHKKYANVFALGDCTNTTNAKTAAAARKQAPVVAHNLLAARSGSTRLASYDGYGSCPLTVERGKIVLAEFAYGGKLAPSFPKWFIDGKRPSSLAWLLKERILPPVYWDGMLKGREWLAHPVLSDG, encoded by the coding sequence ATGGACATCAAAGCCTTGGACCAGGGACTGGCCGTCAGCGGCCAGATCGCTGCCACCGACCTGCAGGCCATCGCCGAGGCTGGCTACCGCTCGGTGATCTGCAATCGGCCCGATGGAGAAGCGGGCGATCAGCCCGGCTTCAGCGAAATCGAGCAGGCCGCCCAGTCACTGGGTATGGCGGCGACCTACCTGCCCGTCGAGTCCGGCAAAGTGACCGACCAGCAGGCCCAGGCCTTCGGGACGCTGATGACGCAACTGCCCGGCCCGGTGTTCGCCTACTGCCGCACCGGCACGCGCTCGGCCACGCTGTGGGCGCTGAGCCAGGCGCAGCGTCAGCCGTTGGCCTCCATCCTCGAAGCCGCGCGCGGTGCCGGCTACGACCTGTCCGGCGTGGCCCGGCGCATCGCCAACGGCGGGCGCACACCCACCGAAGTCGTGGACGCCACGCATGACATCGTGATCGTCGGCGCGGGCGCGGCGGGCATCGCGGTGGCGTCCAGCCTGCTCGCGCGCAAGCCGGACGCGGACATCGCCGTCATCGACCCGGCGGATGTGCACTACTACCAGCCGGGGTGGACGATGGTGGGCGCGGGCATCTTTCCGCCTGCGCACACGGCGCGCACGATGGCGAGCGTGCTTCCGCGCGGCGTCAAGTGGATCAAGATGGCCGTCGCCGCGTTCGAGCCCGAGCGCGACGCCCTCGTGCTCGATGGCTGCCGCGTCGTCAAGTACCAGCAGCTCGTGGTCTGCCCGGGCCTGAAACTCGACTGGAACGGCATCGAGGGCCTACCTGAAACACTGGGCCGCAACGGCGTCACCTCCAACTACCGCTACGACCTCGCGCCCTACACCTGGGAACTGGTGCAGAACCTCAAGAGCGGCCAGGCCCTGTTCACGCAGCCGCCCATGCCCATCAAATGCGCGGGTGCGCCGCAGAAGGCGATGTACCTCTCGGCCGATCACTGGAAGCGGCAGGGCGTGCTCAAGAACATCCACATCGAGTTCTGCAACGCGGGAGGCGTGCTCTTCGGCGTGCCGGACTACGTGCCCGCGCTCATGGAGTACGTGAAGGCTTATGGCATCGATCTGCAATTCAGCAACCAGCTCGTGGCCGTCGATGGCGCAGCGCATGAAGCCACCTTCATCCGCACGAACGCCGACGGCACCAAGGAGCGCGTCACCCGTCCATTTGACCTGCTGCACGCCGTGCCGCCACAGAAGGCGCCGGACTTCATCCGAGTGAGCCCGCTGGCGGACGCTGCGGGCTGGGTGGACGTGGACCCGTCGAGCCTGCGCCACAAGAAGTACGCCAACGTCTTCGCACTCGGCGACTGCACCAACACCACCAATGCCAAGACTGCTGCGGCCGCACGCAAGCAGGCGCCGGTGGTCGCGCACAACCTGCTCGCCGCCCGGAGCGGGTCCACGCGCCTGGCCAGCTATGACGGCTATGGCTCCTGCCCGCTCACTGTCGAGCGCGGCAAGATCGTGCTGGCGGAATTTGCCTACGGCGGCAAGCTGGCGCCTTCGTTTCCGAAATGGTTCATCGACGGCAAGCGGCCGTCATCGCTGGCGTGGCTGCTGAAGGAACGCATCCTGCCGCCGGTCTATTGGGACGGCATGCTCAAGGGCCGCGAATGGCTCGCGCATCCTGTCCTCTCGGACGGGTGA
- a CDS encoding rhodanese family protein — MSLKSISPQAASELMNQGAVLVDIRAADEHARERIAQARHVPMDRLRSGGLPLDGASAIIFHCRSGNRTRVNAPTLGACTACEAYVLEGGLDAWKKAGLPVVADASQPLELQRQVQIVAGSLIVLGAVLGATISPWFHVLSGFVGAGLVFAGVSGFCGLARVLMRMPWNRRALAG; from the coding sequence ATGTCCCTGAAATCCATCTCGCCCCAAGCTGCCAGCGAACTCATGAACCAGGGTGCCGTTCTGGTGGACATCCGTGCGGCGGACGAACATGCCCGTGAGCGCATCGCGCAGGCACGCCATGTGCCGATGGACCGCTTGCGAAGCGGCGGCCTGCCGCTCGACGGCGCTTCGGCAATCATCTTCCACTGCCGCTCGGGCAACCGGACGCGGGTGAACGCCCCGACGCTGGGGGCATGCACGGCCTGCGAGGCCTACGTGCTTGAAGGCGGGCTGGACGCCTGGAAGAAGGCCGGCCTGCCCGTCGTGGCGGACGCCTCTCAACCCCTGGAGCTGCAACGGCAGGTGCAGATTGTTGCGGGGTCCTTGATCGTGCTGGGTGCCGTGCTGGGCGCCACGATTTCGCCATGGTTCCATGTGCTTTCGGGCTTCGTGGGCGCGGGGCTGGTCTTCGCCGGTGTCTCGGGGTTCTGTGGGCTCGCGCGCGTGCTGATGCGCATGCCCTGGAACCGCCGCGCGCTGGCCGGCTGA
- a CDS encoding MBL fold metallo-hydrolase, translated as MKIEPFFDEDTSTFSYIVLDTKSGQCAIIDSVLGYDPKSGRTSRAGADRMAERVRELGASVQWILETHVHADHLSAAPYLHSCLGGRTGIGANIRTVQQVFGQLFNAEPAFARDGRQFDRLFDDGETFMLGTLQVRAMHTPGHTPACMTYLVQDNATPEAPAAAFVGDTLFMPDYGTARCDFPGGDARTLFRSIGRVLSLPPETVLYMCHDYRPGGRELQWKTTVAEERAHNIHVRDGISEDDFAATREQRDATLAMPVLLLPSVQVNMRAGELPPAESNGVHYLKIPIDAL; from the coding sequence GTGAAGATCGAACCCTTCTTTGACGAGGACACCAGCACCTTCAGCTACATCGTGCTGGACACGAAAAGCGGTCAGTGCGCCATCATCGACAGCGTGCTCGGCTACGATCCTAAATCCGGCCGCACCTCGCGCGCCGGCGCGGACCGCATGGCCGAGCGCGTGCGGGAACTGGGGGCGAGCGTCCAGTGGATTCTGGAGACGCATGTGCACGCAGATCACCTGAGCGCCGCGCCGTATCTCCATTCGTGCCTGGGCGGCCGAACCGGCATTGGGGCGAACATCCGTACCGTACAGCAGGTGTTCGGCCAGCTCTTCAACGCCGAGCCGGCCTTCGCGCGTGACGGCCGGCAGTTTGATCGTCTGTTCGACGACGGCGAGACCTTCATGCTCGGCACGCTGCAGGTGCGGGCCATGCATACCCCCGGCCATACGCCCGCTTGCATGACCTATCTGGTCCAGGACAACGCCACACCTGAAGCGCCTGCCGCAGCCTTCGTGGGCGACACGCTGTTCATGCCCGACTATGGCACGGCGCGTTGCGACTTTCCGGGTGGCGACGCGCGCACACTGTTCCGCTCGATCGGCCGCGTGCTGTCGCTGCCGCCGGAGACCGTGCTCTACATGTGCCACGACTACCGCCCCGGGGGGCGCGAGCTTCAATGGAAGACCACCGTGGCCGAGGAGCGTGCGCACAACATCCATGTGCGTGACGGCATCAGCGAGGATGACTTCGCGGCCACGCGCGAGCAGCGCGACGCCACGCTGGCGATGCCCGTGCTTCTGCTGCCCTCCGTGCAGGTGAACATGCGGGCCGGCGAGTTGCCGCCTGCCGAATCCAACGGCGTCCACTACCTCAAGATTCCCATCGATGCCCTCTGA
- a CDS encoding heavy metal translocating P-type ATPase, with the protein MVFFVDGLWCVSCAMALQRVLQRVPGVVSATVNFTSGSALVTWVPESIDFPLLLRKAEGLGYALSPLKGSDELEAALQRQARKIRLQLTVAVVFGMWSMLGSWVLYLNADEAAALVIAWASVVASLPVVGYSAWDFYRAAARSLRAGIAGMDVFASVAVLGSLFVSVGSLAMGSVAIYTDAATMLITFLLIGRLIEIHARQESGLAVQALRSLAPETATKLTSAGGEKAESTVLLAELAPGDTVLIRANERIAVDGIVVAGQSAVDLSLLQGESAPRSVQPGERVFAGSVNLRGPLTVHVTAGAGDRRLDVLGLRMLELFGARSSLSETAERFVRILLPVVVTASLLAFVHYLWNGSSADQALLGALSLLVAACPCAVGLAMPLAYAFTCREAARRGVLLRDSASVEALARARIMAFDKTGTLTCGQMRIVSIQTRHGGAEQDLIDLAARAEAGVAHPIAHAVVLAARQSGMSSACEPDGCQVTACAKGVTMHVPGGETVWVGERHWLLAAGVEGMPPEDGLPGLVHVANGRDWLGSLRLQDAPRDDARSSLQRLRAQGLKLWLLTGDSSAASERLTADLGIDFDRVEADCSPEEKADIVAKSPAPVAFVGDGANDGLVLAQAACGIAIPGSSSVAVSAAGVVIAHGSVGAVVETRELARKFDRIVRQNLAFSVVYNLAVIVVLFEAGVTPFAAALAMLASSASVLLNTCRLLQGRVVCDKSMQAKPAAS; encoded by the coding sequence ATGGTGTTTTTCGTAGACGGGCTTTGGTGCGTGAGCTGTGCGATGGCCTTGCAGCGCGTCCTGCAGCGTGTGCCCGGCGTGGTCTCGGCGACGGTGAATTTCACCTCCGGTTCGGCGCTGGTGACCTGGGTCCCGGAGTCGATCGACTTCCCCTTGCTGCTGCGAAAGGCCGAGGGTCTGGGCTACGCACTGTCCCCGTTGAAAGGCAGCGACGAGCTGGAAGCGGCCCTGCAGCGGCAGGCCAGGAAGATCCGCTTGCAGTTGACCGTCGCGGTCGTCTTCGGGATGTGGAGCATGCTGGGCTCATGGGTGCTTTACCTGAACGCCGACGAGGCGGCGGCGCTCGTCATCGCCTGGGCCAGCGTCGTAGCAAGCCTTCCCGTCGTCGGATATTCGGCGTGGGATTTCTACCGCGCCGCCGCCCGTTCGCTGCGCGCCGGGATCGCAGGGATGGACGTCTTTGCCTCTGTTGCTGTCCTTGGCTCCCTCTTTGTGTCGGTCGGGTCCCTGGCCATGGGGTCCGTGGCGATTTACACCGACGCCGCCACCATGTTGATCACTTTTCTGCTGATCGGAAGATTGATCGAAATCCATGCCCGGCAGGAGAGCGGACTTGCCGTACAAGCATTGCGCAGCCTTGCGCCGGAAACCGCGACGAAGCTGACTTCTGCCGGCGGCGAAAAGGCCGAGAGCACCGTCCTGCTGGCAGAGCTCGCGCCCGGTGATACCGTTTTGATACGCGCCAACGAGCGCATCGCGGTCGATGGCATCGTCGTAGCGGGACAGTCGGCCGTCGATCTCTCGCTGCTGCAAGGCGAGTCCGCGCCTCGCAGCGTTCAGCCTGGCGAACGGGTCTTCGCCGGGTCCGTGAACCTGCGCGGACCTCTGACGGTCCACGTGACCGCCGGTGCGGGGGACCGACGATTGGACGTGCTCGGCCTGCGCATGCTTGAGCTGTTTGGCGCTCGTTCGTCGTTGTCCGAGACGGCCGAGCGCTTCGTCCGGATACTGCTCCCGGTCGTGGTGACGGCATCTCTGCTCGCCTTCGTCCATTACCTGTGGAACGGCTCAAGCGCAGACCAGGCGTTGCTCGGTGCGCTGAGCCTTCTGGTCGCAGCCTGCCCTTGCGCGGTCGGTCTGGCGATGCCGCTGGCCTACGCCTTTACCTGCCGCGAGGCCGCGCGGCGCGGCGTCCTCCTGAGAGACTCCGCGAGCGTCGAAGCGCTCGCCAGGGCAAGGATCATGGCGTTCGACAAGACCGGCACATTGACGTGCGGTCAGATGCGTATCGTCAGCATCCAGACGCGGCACGGGGGGGCCGAACAGGACCTCATCGACCTTGCGGCAAGGGCCGAGGCCGGCGTCGCGCACCCCATTGCACACGCGGTGGTCCTCGCGGCCCGGCAGTCTGGAATGAGCAGCGCGTGCGAGCCCGACGGATGCCAGGTGACGGCGTGCGCGAAAGGCGTGACGATGCATGTCCCCGGCGGCGAGACCGTGTGGGTGGGTGAAAGGCATTGGCTGCTCGCCGCGGGAGTCGAGGGCATGCCGCCGGAAGATGGCCTGCCAGGGCTGGTACACGTAGCCAATGGCCGGGATTGGCTCGGCTCCTTGCGTCTGCAGGATGCCCCTCGCGACGACGCCCGTTCGTCACTGCAGCGGTTACGTGCGCAGGGATTGAAACTCTGGTTGCTGACCGGGGATTCCAGCGCAGCGTCCGAACGCCTGACGGCTGACCTGGGCATAGACTTCGACCGGGTCGAGGCCGATTGCTCTCCGGAAGAAAAAGCCGACATCGTGGCAAAGAGCCCAGCGCCTGTCGCATTCGTGGGCGACGGCGCCAACGATGGCCTGGTCCTGGCCCAGGCAGCCTGCGGAATCGCCATCCCAGGATCGAGTTCCGTGGCTGTTTCCGCAGCCGGGGTGGTGATCGCGCACGGCAGCGTGGGCGCTGTCGTCGAGACCCGTGAGTTGGCTCGCAAGTTTGATCGCATCGTCCGGCAGAATCTCGCATTTTCCGTCGTGTACAACCTCGCCGTGATTGTCGTGCTGTTCGAAGCAGGCGTGACGCCCTTTGCCGCCGCGCTCGCCATGCTGGCCAGCAGCGCGTCGGTGCTCCTGAACACCTGCAGGCTGCTGCAGGGCCGCGTCGTCTGTGACAAGTCGATGCAGGCCAAGCCGGCTGCGTCCTGA
- a CDS encoding ArsR/SmtB family transcription factor, whose product MMVDKKDQSFLQDGAAKAAAMLRTVGNEHRLLVLCLLIEHGEMTVGALHENVALSQSALSQHLAKMREEGLVTYRRESQTLHYRIDNPDVAKLIATLKAIFCP is encoded by the coding sequence ATGATGGTTGACAAGAAAGACCAGTCGTTTCTACAGGACGGCGCGGCCAAGGCTGCGGCCATGCTGCGGACGGTCGGCAATGAGCATCGCCTGCTCGTTCTCTGCCTGCTGATCGAGCATGGCGAGATGACCGTCGGTGCCCTGCACGAAAACGTGGCGCTGAGCCAGTCCGCCTTGTCCCAGCACCTGGCCAAGATGCGCGAGGAAGGCCTGGTGACCTATCGGCGAGAGTCGCAGACCCTGCACTACCGTATCGACAACCCCGACGTGGCCAAGCTCATCGCCACGCTCAAGGCCATCTTCTGTCCCTGA
- a CDS encoding c-type cytochrome, which translates to MTNNGDRRSAHTGTLRRAGYAAALGLLLFSAGYGVYESGVMGYLYSAISGKTVTIPSAAPYSRADMEAARKAYAKDAKASPPGMPVGADGYYLPPAEDDIPKGPYGDAIRRGMKIFTDTGAMVKDHVGNSLACANCHLDSGRRENAAPMWAAYASYPAFRSKTGTISTLEDRIMGCFTYSMNAQASSSGKPPPAGSDVYRDLMTYMAWMADGLPAGNKPRGALYPKVPKPKDDYDVGRGLAVYQQNCALCHGPDGQGTREENGKMRFPPLWGPESYNWGAGMARIDTAAGFIWANMPLGKPYSLTEQEAWDVAAFINSHERPKDTRQTGTVAEALEKYHEGEQSYYGKVVGGKLLGVGTDAKSGP; encoded by the coding sequence ATGACGAACAACGGTGATCGCCGCTCTGCGCACACGGGGACACTCCGGCGTGCCGGTTATGCTGCGGCGCTGGGTCTCCTGCTGTTTTCGGCAGGTTACGGCGTCTACGAGAGCGGCGTGATGGGGTATCTGTACAGCGCGATCAGCGGCAAAACGGTCACGATTCCTTCGGCCGCGCCCTATTCGAGAGCAGATATGGAAGCTGCTCGCAAGGCCTACGCAAAAGACGCCAAGGCGTCTCCGCCCGGTATGCCCGTCGGTGCGGACGGCTACTACCTCCCGCCTGCGGAGGATGACATTCCGAAAGGACCCTATGGCGATGCCATCCGGCGAGGAATGAAAATCTTCACCGACACTGGCGCCATGGTCAAAGACCACGTGGGCAATTCGCTGGCCTGCGCGAACTGCCACCTCGACTCGGGACGGCGAGAGAATGCCGCACCGATGTGGGCGGCCTATGCGTCCTACCCCGCTTTTCGCAGCAAGACCGGGACCATCAGCACGCTCGAAGACCGGATCATGGGCTGTTTCACCTATTCGATGAACGCCCAGGCGTCGTCCTCCGGGAAACCGCCGCCCGCTGGCAGCGATGTGTACCGCGATCTCATGACCTATATGGCCTGGATGGCCGATGGGCTGCCCGCCGGCAACAAGCCGCGCGGAGCGCTCTATCCCAAGGTGCCGAAACCAAAGGACGACTACGACGTGGGCCGAGGTCTGGCGGTCTATCAACAAAATTGCGCACTGTGCCATGGTCCTGATGGACAGGGCACGCGGGAGGAAAACGGCAAGATGAGATTTCCCCCGCTTTGGGGACCCGAGTCGTACAACTGGGGCGCCGGCATGGCCCGCATCGATACTGCAGCGGGCTTTATCTGGGCGAACATGCCGCTTGGAAAGCCATACAGTCTGACAGAACAGGAGGCCTGGGACGTGGCGGCATTCATCAACAGCCACGAACGCCCCAAGGACACACGCCAGACCGGAACCGTGGCTGAGGCGCTGGAGAAATACCACGAAGGTGAGCAAAGCTACTACGGGAAGGTCGTGGGCGGAAAACTGCTTGGGGTTGGAACGGATGCCAAGAGCGGACCGTAG
- a CDS encoding cbb3-type cytochrome c oxidase subunit II: MNRLIPLFVGAVGILVFATVMLVVLPGLQVRTVQAPAQLQNYTIEQLRGRAQYVANGCVYCHSQQPRSSGQTLADQARGWGRPSTPGDYAYDAPQLLGTMRTGPDLLNVGVRLPSRDWQLTHLYQPRAIFDWSIMPSYPFLFEVKEKAAPGEVVVKLPQEYRPADGKVVVARQEALDLVAYLLSLDRSYPVSAKEATLRDRGYDPKTQKGPRQ, encoded by the coding sequence ATGAACCGGCTGATTCCATTGTTCGTCGGCGCTGTCGGAATCTTGGTGTTCGCGACCGTCATGCTCGTGGTGCTCCCCGGCCTGCAGGTCCGTACGGTCCAGGCACCTGCGCAGTTGCAGAACTACACGATCGAACAGCTAAGAGGCCGTGCGCAGTACGTGGCCAATGGCTGTGTCTACTGTCACAGCCAGCAGCCTCGTTCGAGTGGCCAGACGCTGGCGGATCAGGCCCGGGGCTGGGGAAGGCCGTCCACGCCGGGCGACTACGCCTACGACGCTCCCCAACTGCTCGGGACGATGCGCACCGGCCCCGATTTGCTGAATGTCGGGGTGCGCCTGCCGAGCCGGGACTGGCAATTGACCCACCTGTACCAGCCCAGGGCCATCTTCGACTGGAGCATCATGCCTTCGTACCCCTTCCTCTTCGAGGTCAAGGAGAAGGCCGCGCCCGGCGAGGTCGTGGTCAAGTTGCCGCAGGAGTACCGTCCCGCGGACGGGAAAGTGGTGGTGGCCCGACAGGAGGCGCTCGACCTGGTCGCGTACCTGTTGAGCCTGGACCGTTCCTACCCCGTCAGCGCCAAAGAGGCGACATTGCGTGATCGTGGCTACGATCCGAAAACTCAGAAGGGCCCGCGTCAATGA
- a CDS encoding cbb3-type cytochrome c oxidase subunit I, which produces MNESLGFLLALSFIVSLAALGALIWSIVTRQIHAGKKEASTIFLEGEAGSPDDPSSFDEGAAEHRFDALRAGVDAPGRNVVLVLSIASFLFLIVGSLFGMIASLKLHWPDWLASQAFTTFGRARTVHLNLVAYGWLSTGGIAVALWIIPRMFHTPLRRPAMAMVGAVLWALGVAAGAIAIANGWSDGLEWLEIPWQIDIVLALGGFFIAWSAIATTRKRNVHHIYVSGWYYLAGLAWFPILFFIANIPGLHSGVQQATTNWWFAHNVLGLWLTPLGLGAAYYLIPKIIGKPIYSYSVSLLGFWGLALFYSQVGIHHLIGGPVPTWVVTLSIVHSVMMFIPVIAVAINQHVTVAQNFWAFKESMALRFVSTGALMYTAASFQGSLEAVRAINSITHFTHYTVGHAHLGAYAFVSIVLFGAFYYLLPYLTGKNWPCPRLIAIHYWLTVLGFLIYFLSLTIGGFLQGMSLLDPQTSFADITRNIVPYLEGRSVGGGMMTLGHFVFAFHAMALLWSKRRGDA; this is translated from the coding sequence ATGAATGAAAGCCTAGGGTTTCTCCTTGCTCTGAGCTTTATCGTCTCGCTGGCGGCTCTGGGCGCGTTGATCTGGTCCATCGTGACGCGCCAGATCCATGCGGGAAAGAAGGAGGCTTCGACCATATTTCTGGAGGGCGAGGCCGGCTCCCCGGATGATCCATCTTCATTCGATGAAGGGGCGGCCGAGCATCGATTCGACGCCTTGCGTGCCGGCGTCGACGCCCCGGGTCGGAACGTCGTACTGGTCCTGTCCATCGCTTCCTTCCTGTTCCTGATCGTTGGCTCGCTGTTCGGGATGATCGCCTCGCTGAAGTTGCACTGGCCCGACTGGCTGGCGAGTCAGGCGTTCACCACCTTCGGGCGCGCGCGCACCGTCCATCTGAATCTGGTCGCGTACGGCTGGCTGTCCACAGGGGGCATAGCGGTCGCGCTCTGGATCATCCCTCGCATGTTTCATACGCCCCTGCGAAGGCCCGCAATGGCGATGGTGGGCGCGGTGCTGTGGGCCCTCGGCGTGGCGGCCGGTGCCATTGCCATTGCCAATGGATGGAGCGACGGCCTGGAGTGGCTCGAAATCCCATGGCAGATCGACATCGTCCTGGCCCTCGGCGGCTTCTTCATCGCATGGTCCGCCATCGCGACGACCCGAAAACGCAACGTTCACCACATCTACGTCAGCGGCTGGTACTACCTCGCGGGACTGGCATGGTTCCCCATTCTGTTCTTCATCGCGAATATCCCGGGCCTGCATTCAGGCGTGCAGCAAGCCACCACCAACTGGTGGTTCGCGCATAACGTGCTTGGCCTCTGGCTGACACCGCTGGGGCTGGGTGCTGCCTATTACCTGATTCCCAAGATCATCGGCAAGCCGATCTATTCGTATAGCGTTTCGCTGCTGGGCTTCTGGGGCCTTGCCTTGTTCTACAGCCAGGTGGGTATTCATCACCTGATCGGTGGGCCCGTGCCGACGTGGGTGGTCACGCTGTCGATCGTGCACAGCGTCATGATGTTCATTCCTGTCATCGCGGTGGCGATCAATCAGCACGTGACGGTCGCGCAGAATTTCTGGGCGTTCAAGGAGTCCATGGCGCTGCGCTTCGTGTCCACGGGCGCATTGATGTACACGGCCGCATCCTTCCAGGGATCGCTGGAGGCTGTACGGGCCATCAACTCGATCACCCACTTCACGCACTACACGGTGGGGCATGCGCACCTGGGAGCTTACGCATTCGTCTCCATCGTGCTGTTCGGCGCCTTCTACTATCTCTTGCCCTACCTGACGGGCAAGAACTGGCCCTGTCCGCGACTCATCGCCATCCACTATTGGCTGACGGTCCTGGGTTTTCTGATCTATTTCCTGTCATTGACCATCGGCGGTTTCCTGCAAGGCATGTCGCTGCTCGATCCACAGACCAGTTTCGCTGACATCACCCGCAACATCGTGCCGTATCTCGAAGGTCGATCGGTGGGCGGCGGCATGATGACGCTGGGACACTTCGTCTTTGCCTTCCATGCGATGGCCCTACTCTGGTCGAAACGGCGAGGTGACGCATGA